The Microcoleus sp. AS-A8 genome window below encodes:
- a CDS encoding glycosyltransferase family 39 protein: protein MQKVQKWLAQKANQSVLFWILGGLLFRSFVAFWLYPGFDEAYYYLYSIHLDWSYFDHPVLVALLTGLGPWLTGEVSQFTIRLGTLILYTGSLILLYLTSAKLFSEKAARITLAIASIIPIFQIAFGIFTLPDVPLMFFWTASLYCAAHEFFPQPQPPQNYSGLEAEESSPSIPYQPSYRLALLGILVGLACLGKYHGFILGFGLFAFCLTSSRYRAAFLSVWAWQGVALFILTIFPIWFWNIQHEWVSFGFQLNRGVPQRDLNFVKVGLVFLEGIAYLFPTFALPLWWISWRSVQEQIRPLFTKKSSTVSADFRHKQLLILWVSLPLTVGFTLMGAYQQILPAWPMPGFWGLTLLLGERAVHWQQQSRRGVHRWLKNSGIVVGTALLLALLHVTTGTLQQGSQYAILGGFWPAKDDPSTQLLDIQQLRRGFAESPVLSQALRESSFIFSNGYYLAAPIGMALVPLQHTPITAFSSDMRGFAFWSKPDQWVGKDALYVTISRFEQEKELMERYQTYFSSLQQIGTVPIRRGGEVTEVVYVYQAKNLLKPYPRPYGI, encoded by the coding sequence ATGCAGAAAGTTCAGAAATGGTTGGCTCAAAAAGCTAATCAATCCGTACTGTTTTGGATACTTGGGGGACTGCTATTTCGGAGTTTTGTTGCCTTTTGGCTTTACCCCGGCTTTGATGAAGCCTACTATTATCTTTACAGCATCCACCTGGACTGGAGTTATTTCGATCATCCAGTTTTAGTCGCACTTCTTACAGGTTTAGGCCCTTGGTTGACTGGAGAGGTATCGCAATTTACGATTCGTCTGGGAACGCTAATTTTATATACCGGTAGCTTGATACTTCTGTATTTAACTAGCGCTAAACTTTTCTCGGAAAAAGCCGCCAGAATTACATTAGCCATCGCCTCCATTATTCCTATCTTTCAAATTGCCTTTGGCATCTTCACTCTACCCGATGTCCCCCTGATGTTTTTCTGGACAGCCAGTTTATACTGTGCCGCCCATGAATTTTTCCCCCAACCGCAGCCCCCTCAAAATTACAGCGGATTAGAAGCTGAAGAATCTTCACCCTCAATTCCCTACCAACCAAGCTATCGCTTAGCCCTTCTCGGTATCCTTGTCGGTTTAGCCTGTCTTGGCAAATATCACGGTTTTATTTTAGGCTTTGGGCTTTTTGCTTTTTGTTTAACCAGTTCACGGTATCGTGCTGCATTTCTCTCCGTTTGGGCATGGCAGGGGGTCGCCTTATTTATCCTCACCATTTTTCCCATTTGGTTCTGGAATATACAGCATGAGTGGGTATCTTTTGGTTTTCAATTAAATCGGGGAGTGCCACAGCGTGATCTCAATTTCGTCAAGGTAGGACTTGTCTTTTTAGAGGGTATTGCTTACTTGTTCCCTACCTTCGCGTTGCCGTTGTGGTGGATAAGTTGGCGGTCAGTACAAGAGCAAATTAGACCACTTTTTACGAAGAAATCCTCAACAGTATCCGCAGACTTTCGACACAAGCAACTGTTAATTTTATGGGTGTCCTTGCCCCTAACGGTAGGATTTACCTTGATGGGAGCTTACCAGCAAATTTTACCCGCTTGGCCCATGCCCGGATTTTGGGGACTCACGCTCCTTTTAGGAGAACGTGCTGTTCACTGGCAGCAGCAATCTCGACGTGGGGTACACCGCTGGCTGAAGAATTCAGGAATTGTAGTGGGTACAGCTTTACTACTAGCTCTGTTGCATGTGACAACGGGAACACTGCAACAAGGAAGTCAATACGCCATACTGGGAGGGTTCTGGCCTGCTAAAGATGACCCCTCTACACAACTGCTGGATATTCAGCAACTGCGGCGGGGTTTTGCCGAATCCCCTGTCCTGAGTCAGGCGCTACGGGAGTCTAGTTTTATATTCAGCAATGGCTATTACCTCGCTGCACCCATTGGGATGGCTCTAGTGCCTTTGCAACATACCCCAATTACGGCCTTTAGTTCGGATATGCGGGGTTTTGCGTTTTGGTCAAAACCTGATCAATGGGTGGGCAAAGACGCGCTGTATGTCACGATTTCCCGCTTTGAACAAGAGAAAGAGTTAATGGAACGTTATCAAACTTACTTTAGTAGCCTACAGCAGATTGGAACGGTACCCATTCGACGAGGTGGTGAAGTGACAGAAGTCGTTTACGTTTATCAGGCTAAAAACCTGCTCAAACCTTATCCTCGACCTTATGGTATTTGA